From the Mesorhizobium koreense genome, the window CGTGAGGCCGAGATCGACGAAGGGCGCGTGGAACAGGGTGCGCGGCGTGGCAAAGGTGAGATCGCAGTGGAAATGGATGGTGGTGCCGACACCCACCGCGATGCCATCGACGCCGGAGACGATCGGCTTTTCGGAACGCGCCAGGGCCTCCAGAAGATCGAAAGCCTCGCTGCCGTGCTTCCCGCTCGTGGAATAGGACAGGAAGTCGGCAAGGTCATTGCCGGCGGAAAAGGCGCCGGGCACGCCGAGAAAGACGTTGCAGCGCACGGCCGGATCGGCATCGCCCGCCTTCAGCGCTTCTGTCATCGCCACATACATGGCGCGTGTGATGGCGTTCTTCTTCTCCGGTCGATCGAGCCTGATCACCTGCACCGCGCCGCGGCGCTCGACCTTGATATGTTCGCTCACTCGCCTTCCTTCCTCATGCCAGGATCGCTGCCGCTGCTTCGTCGAGGCTGGCGGCGCCATTCACCGCACGGTCCTTGAGAGCGGAGCTTTCGGGAAGAAGGTTTTCGGCGAAGAAACGGCAAAGCGCGGTCTGCGGCGCAGCTTCCGCCTTGCGTGCGCCGCGCGCCATCAGCGCAGCGCCGGCCGCGAGCGAAAAGAGCCTCAAATAGGGCGTGGCGCCCGCCAGCGCATCCGAAACACGTCCGTCCGCCTGCGCGCGCTGCATGAACCGCGTCGCTTCCTCCAATTCGTCCAGCGCGCGCTCGAGATGGCCGGCGGTATGGCCGAAGCCGGGCCGATTCGATGCGCGCAGCATCTCCACCTCGCCGCGCAACTCGCCGATATAGGCGTGGACATGCTCGCCGCCGCCAAGCGGCAGCTTGCGCATGACAAGATCGATCGACTGGATGCCGTTGGTGCCCTCGTAGATCGGCGCGATGCGCGCGTCGCGATAGAAGCCGGCGGCACCTGTCTCCTCGATGAAGCCCATGCCGCCATGCACCTGTATGCCGAGCGAGGCGACCTCGACGCCGATATCGGTCGGAAACGCTTTGGCCAGCGGGGTCAACAGGCCGGCGCGGTCCTGCCAGTGCCGGCGTTCGTCGCCTTCCGTCGCACGGGCCATGTCGAGTGCATGCGCGCAGGAATAGCAAAGCGCTCGCGCGGCCTCGGTCAACGCCTTCATGGTAAGGAGATTGCGCCGCACGTCGGGGTGCTCGACAATCGGGCTCATGCCCTCGCCCGAATCGCCTGGCGCCCGCCCCTGCCGGCGTTCCCCGGCATAGGCTTTCGCCTTCTGGTAGGAGGCTTCGGCGACGGCGACGCCCTGGATGCCCACCGCCAGCCGCGCATTGTTCATCATGGTGAACATGCAGGCCAGCCCCTTGTTCTCCTCGCCGACCAGCCAGCCGATGGCGCCCGGCGCGTCGCCGAACTTGCCGTCGCCATAGAGCATGACACAGGTGGGCGAGCCGTTTATGCCGAGCTTGTGCTCGATCGAGGCACAATAGGCATCGTTGCGGGCGCCAAGCGCGCCATCGGCATTCACCAGATATTTCGGCACTAGGAAGAGCGAGATGCCGCGCGTGCCGGCCGGCGCGTCAGGCAGTCGGGCAAGGACCATATGCACGATATTGTCGGTGAAATCGTGCTCGCCATAGGTGATGAATATCTTCTGCCCGAAAATGCGGTAGGTGCCGTCCCCGGCGGGCTCGGCACGTGTGCGGAGCGCGTTGAGGTCCGAGCCGGCCTGCGGCTCGGTCAAATTCATCGTGCCCATCCACTCGCCGGAGACGAGCTTGGCCAGATAGGTCCGCTTCAGTTCCTCGGACGCGTGTTTTTCAATCGCTTCGACCGCGCCGAAAGTGAGCGTCGGCCCGACGGCGAAGCCCATCGAGCCGGAGTTCCACATCTCAAGCACGGCGATCGCAAGCATCGCCGGCAGGCCCTGCCCGCCATATTCGACCGGGCCGGCCAGCGCATTCCAGCCGCCCCTGATCCAGCGCGCGTAGAGCTCCTTCCAACCGGGCGGCGTGGTGACGGCGCCGTCCTTCCACACGGCACCAATCTCGTCGCCGGCCTTGTAGAGCGGCGCGATCTCATCCCCGGCGAAGCGCCCCGCCTCCTCCAATATCGCATCGGCGAGGTCTTCGGTCAGATCGCCCAGCCTGCCTTCGTCGAGCGCGGCCTTCAGGCCGGCGGTGTGCTTCAGCGTATGCGCGATCTCAGCGACTGGCGCCCGGTACATTCCGGCCTCCCGATCCGTTGCTTGCGTTCCAGCCGGTATAGGAAGGCGGCCGCCCGATGACAATCGATCATTGGGCGATCATCGGGCGGTCATCGGAGAGCCATCCGTCTATCCACGCGGCGGTGGCAATTCGTTAACCATCTTCCTTCAGCGTGGCAGCGTCACGAGGAAGCCGGATGCCGAACCTGCCGAAAGCGCTCGCCCGAAGCGCGGCCGCGTTGGTCGCCGCGGCGATGCTGTGGCCCGCATACGGGCACGCCTCCGATTTCAGCAAGCCGTGGCTCAGGCCGGACCGCGCGCTGGTGGTCGACGCCTACGAATATAATTCCATCGACTGGACGAAGCTTGCCGAGGACAAGCGCGTCGTCGGCTTCATCAACAAGGCGACGGACGGGCTACCGCCGCCCGCGAAATGCGAGGATGACGACGATGTGCAACTGCGCCTCTGCAAGGCGCTGTGGAAGCGCTACTCGGTGGCAAGGGAGCTTTTCCGTACGCGACGCACTATTGCCAAGGCGCTCGGGCTGAAATGGGGCGCCTATCATCTGGCGCGGCCGGGCAATCCGATCGACCAGGCCAACCATTTCATCGATTTCGTGGAGCCCGGACCGGACGATCTGGTAGCGCTCGATATCGAGGAGAACGATCCGTATAGGTGGATGTCGCTCGCCGACGCGGAGGAATTCGCACGCCATGTCATGCGCCGTATCGGGCGCTATCCGGTGCTCTACACCAACAATGTGACGGCAG encodes:
- a CDS encoding crotonase/enoyl-CoA hydratase family protein, with translation MSEHIKVERRGAVQVIRLDRPEKKNAITRAMYVAMTEALKAGDADPAVRCNVFLGVPGAFSAGNDLADFLSYSTSGKHGSEAFDLLEALARSEKPIVSGVDGIAVGVGTTIHFHCDLTFATPRTLFHAPFVDLGLTPEAGSSLIAPLLMGRQQAFALLGLCEPFSAERAKACGLIHDVVGEDELEEAVFRAAERISAKPPEALRIARDLMRGDREELVARIREESRLFAARLVSDEAKAAFQAFMTRKKPA
- a CDS encoding acyl-CoA dehydrogenase; this encodes MYRAPVAEIAHTLKHTAGLKAALDEGRLGDLTEDLADAILEEAGRFAGDEIAPLYKAGDEIGAVWKDGAVTTPPGWKELYARWIRGGWNALAGPVEYGGQGLPAMLAIAVLEMWNSGSMGFAVGPTLTFGAVEAIEKHASEELKRTYLAKLVSGEWMGTMNLTEPQAGSDLNALRTRAEPAGDGTYRIFGQKIFITYGEHDFTDNIVHMVLARLPDAPAGTRGISLFLVPKYLVNADGALGARNDAYCASIEHKLGINGSPTCVMLYGDGKFGDAPGAIGWLVGEENKGLACMFTMMNNARLAVGIQGVAVAEASYQKAKAYAGERRQGRAPGDSGEGMSPIVEHPDVRRNLLTMKALTEAARALCYSCAHALDMARATEGDERRHWQDRAGLLTPLAKAFPTDIGVEVASLGIQVHGGMGFIEETGAAGFYRDARIAPIYEGTNGIQSIDLVMRKLPLGGGEHVHAYIGELRGEVEMLRASNRPGFGHTAGHLERALDELEEATRFMQRAQADGRVSDALAGATPYLRLFSLAAGAALMARGARKAEAAPQTALCRFFAENLLPESSALKDRAVNGAASLDEAAAAILA